CTCATTCCAAAAAGTGTCGATTAGCCCTAGGTGCAGAGACGGACTTCTCGGGGCATTGCAGGTTGATTCGGAGGCCTTCGTAGGAGATTGCTCGATGGGGGCAAGCGGAGCTCCGTTCCCCACGAAATGTTTAGTGAGTCATCTTCAAGGTCATCTAATCAATCTGTGGTAGAAGATAAATGATTTTCTACGATTACTTtgaatttaatatttataaatattttagtgcAAGTTTCACTTGTTGTGAGGATTAGTGGTCGCTTGCAAGGAAAATTCTCCAGCTCCAATTTCGGACCCAACTTTATGAAGCCggaaagcagaaaatactgctcataAATTTCTTTACAAAGCAACAAATGAGTGGAGCCCCAGTTGcgaaaatataaatttggtggaatgttggctggtagcCAGTGTCTGTCAAGCAAGATTTAtctgtgcttagtaagttttGACGCTTACAAACTTGAAAATGGACCAGTTCTTAAACTCGGTGACATGTACACACAACATGATTCAACATTCGAAgttttgttgaattttgttatcaaacaaataatatattgttCTGACAAACTTGACCTCCTTATTTAATAGACACTGGACGCTCTATTTTGAGTAAACTCATTACCAATATACTGACCTGGCCTTTAATGGGGATTTCAATCAGTATTTCTTTGTGTTTCGATTGCAAACCAATAATGAGTGTATTCTTTCAAATAGACTTAAAACCTTCAACTCATTTGCCAAATTTGTGGGATGATGAACCCTCTTTTCAACAATTATGTtgggattttaatttttttaaacttaccaAGTTGCCTGTTGTTGACTTTTTGCACCAGTCCAAAGAAGTGTTGCTTAGCCTCAACATCACTACGTCACTTGAAGAGTTGATCTCGTTGCAGAAAGAAATCTGGTTAGACTCGATACAGTCCGTCTTTAGCTAGTGGTCAGTCCAAAGAGTCTTTAATGCCTCAAGATGCCATCTTAGCCTGtggtgcaaagtttcaaacattctttttgataaatctaaaaaaaaaaaaattataggtCAAGTCTCGATGCTTACAAAGAAAATTTCTTCTCCAGAACCATTCACTTTTTCACCTCATTGAAAATGAGAACTATTGACACaatattttagtttttgttgaataaaaaaaaaaaaataaataaaaaaaaaacatttctgaaaatcttgatttttatgattttttcacctttttgtttataaagttttttttttatagtcttTAAAATGAAACCTTCAAAGAATCAACACATTTGCCAAATTCTCTttacacaaaaatatataatgtttttttttcaaacttaccaAGTTGTGTGTTGGTTTTACTCTACATCGCTCTGTCACTTGAACGGTTGAAATTGTAGGGCCGGGAGAGTCATCTGGCTATACTTGACACAGTCCTTCAGCTGGTGTTGCACAGTCCAAAAACCGTCCTGAATACATCATCAACTTTGGTGTATGCCATCACCAAAATATTCTTCTCAATCTTTGGAAACAatttataaagttttaaaagtttaatgTTGGCTAACTCTTTTAACATCAATAGGTCTACAAACAAAGTTATATCTTGACTGCTGATCACAAACAATCATTGGTAGGTTTAAAGTCTGATTagttttttgcaatttttaattttccttCAAAAGTAATTAGTACGGTTATGATGAATTGCTTGTAATCTGCTAAtttaatatctttgttcagttgTCCCACATTGTATGGGAatgctctttaaaaaaagaggcTAAAAAGACGCATCATTTTTCGTGGggcaactaacacctgttatgATTGTGTAATATTGTTTTTGATCTTTCAAATTTCTTGGTTAGGTCGTCTCCCCACCAGTAGTTTCCCCACCAGTAGTTTGTAACTTTATGACATTATACATTATCAAATCGTTTGCATGAATGTTGTGCCTACTGGCAGTCATCATCCCAGTTCAGTGAAATCCTCCGCACACAAACTACTTACTCATCTTCAAGATGAAAACAGGATCTTCTCTTTAAAAGCAAACCTTGTTAATGTTTGGGGTCACATCATTAGGCCAAAGTCAGATTTACCAAACACATTACCTGAGACAACCTCAATACTTGTATCATTACGATGTTGTCTACGGTGTCCCAGAGCTGCCATCTGTGCACCGTTGCTTGCTAAGACATCCTCTTGAACAATAACAGGTCTGTgcgaaacaaaaaacaaggtgTATATATGGtaatttaaggcattgcatggtgaggtatgaATGTATAACTGAttttggtaacaccatgtccttgtaggtagattatgtttttCTGAGAACTTGTCTTACGAGACAGAGAACATTTTCATGCTACCatcatcttggtcatgtacctTGTTCCCAATTAATAGATGCTAgtactcattgtacaaaaagaaccagactatttctccttccagcctcactgcctattttcaagaaagcacttaaaaaacatctacagtgtattggtaattgccaaagaccattgctcacttgctgtatctccaCAAacgcataaaatagcaaacctacGGAAGTTTGAACTCAactagtcgtcgaagttgcgagataatattgaggAATAAAAACGCCGTTGTGTGCttcaagatgcttgatttctctaaataaaactaaaatgttttAGTGGGGATTTGCTGCATTCTGaaaagctacattacttcagagggagctgcttctaACACgtatttatactatcaacagctcccactTACTTATAACCAAAATAAGGTTCAAtactaataatatttattttgagtaattaccaatattgccaGTTATTATTTCCCACTTACCAATACTAAAACCTGATACTGCTCACACCTTCGCTCTAAACTGATGCCTTCTAATAACTCATCAGGGACATTAAACAATTAGAGAACATGTCATTATCGTTGCTTAGAGGGAAACAGAAAATTCttacctacctaccctatttttGAGGGGCCCGTTACTatacgccaacataacattttttgtttatgcccTATCTCCAGCCAACCTGCTGAAAGAGCAACGagttagtcttatctctaggccAACACTGATGATACTCTAGGCATTTACTGACTCACCATTCATACGTACCTACACCACTGAAGTCTATCTCCCATCCATGGCTGCTTTTTCATCCATCCTTTCTTTTCTCTCGCTACCTCTGAGTTTGTATTTTTGGTAGACTTAAAATGACTAAATTTTTACTAATAGTTCCCCCGTTCTTTTCTTTGGATTGTGACCTAAATGAGCAATTGTTGCAGCTATAGTGTTTttattatctatttttttttgtctttaaacATTTGATGCTACATTTAAGACTGATGCAATGCTGATTTTATGAATTTGTAAATATCAATTTAGCTGAactaaattgtttatttacaaCTTCTAAATCAAACACTTATCAGCCATAAatgttgtttgttattatttttatctacttttattttgttaataatatttttaaagatttacgTAAGCGAAAGTTTCTACATTCATAATTGATGTCATGCTGATATTAGGaacatgtaaatattaatttagaaaTTCTAAATTCACTATTTACTTCTCCTAAATCAAGCAGTAATCATCAAATGAGTGTTGATGATTATACTTAGATATTGTTGACTACAATTGCGAGTACTTCTAATAACTTATGATTGTAGGTTAACATGTTTACAATACATGCTTACAGTAAAAAGCACTTAGTAGCAAAAGGGACACTATTGCAGAATTTGTTgattgttaaaaatattttgtaattttttttattattaagaatTACCGACATTTGTTATGATTTAGCTTAAAGTATAACATTTTGTTACACTTTGATGACGTAAAATCAtgacaattttaaacaaacatgacaactgaCGACTTGAAGTATCAACCGTGGAACTTCCTGTAAGACTAGTCTCCtaattaaaaagcatcattggcttcgaccaatatgcagcTCGGGAAATGCCAGGAAACTCTAAAGACACCCGGAAAGATCTATAAgtaaggacaacatcaacaagatcgcAGGGTACTTTTTGGGGAAGGGGCAGTACgaggggtgggactctgcaagagaacgggttaaATCTTCTCTTACACTTCGGAGTCTTCGTCTTGATCTTGAACTTGATTTAGGACAACTTGcgttatccgacctccactattgCGCttagtaatttgttttatttgcttgTATTCATTTTTGAGAACCATTTCGTTGCTTTTAAGAACCACCCAACATTTTTATGTGGATTCAGTTAAATTCAACttttcttttaattatgtgatggaagacacatgaaatttgttttcaagaagTGCATCAATTTAAACACTGAGCAAATGTTTTTCCTGATGCAGCAACGTCTTCGCAAATCttactcgttttttttttctttggaaaGTTGCAGTATACTCTGTATAATTGTTACTAGGTTGTGTTAGTGCTACCCTTTAAGAGCTAATCAGGCAATTAAAGCCTTGAAGGATAAAGGGCAGCATCTattgaataattgttttttttttcttctttaaaaagtTGCAGTACGTCTCCTTAATTTTTACTATAGTGTTTGCTGCACTTTGAAAGGTACAAAAGCAATGAAGGCTTTTAAGGATAAAGGGCAGCATTTATCgaataaattaattgaaaagAATATGTGGAGGTCGAATGGTGCCAAGTTTTCTTTACCTGAATCCGGCGTTGACTCCAGCGAGGACTCCAATGTACGTCCACAAACCACACATCCACAGATAACATCTGACACCATGGCACATTCTCTTGAGACCCGTCGGCACAAAGATAGGATCacctaaaaaaacaataagggttataattatttcattgcCTCAAATTTATTTCGAAACAACACAAGGAAAAAGTGTTCGTATGGCGCCACtaatttttcatttgatattaaatagtatagtatctaatttacctcaatgagatatcgctttttgtaaaaattagtgaaaaagagGTGGCGCCATTCGGGAAATTAACCAAAGCGAAATTAACCGTGCGCCGTAGGGCCTGCACCTAAaatttaagtaatattttcccaagtcttacttttgttttgttttcgatGGCTCCATGTTTTCGTTCGGCTTCGGTTATGAAGGTTGCGTCCCATCCTACGGTGACTCAGTGGAAGCTTTCTACAGCCACCAGATCCTTCGATCTCAACCCTGAAGTTCATTTGGCTTTGAAAAGTCTGTTGTTGAAACAATGCAGAGACAGGACCAACATTGATTTGGTTGTTGAAGTGACTTCAGGTTTTAGTTAAACATTGCAGCCATGTGACAACAGATACACATTGCATACTTCGTGTGTGCTGTTGTATCCCAAACACTTGGCCATAAAGTCTTTTAGAATATCAACAATTAAACAAGTGCAACTTTTGACGAAACATTTCTGAATGCACATGACTAGTTGTGGTGAGAATTTCGACTAACATACGAGTAAAGTTCATCAGGAAAACGCGACGTCCAAGACCCTAAGTTGGGCCGATAAAAGTATCCTTATTTGCCCAGATCTCCTTATTTGCATAACAAGAAGTCTTTCAGAAGATGACATTGTACAATCGCACACCTGTGATTTAGTTTCTTTCTCTTTCCATGTTGATGTGTAGGCCCACCCATTAGAATTATATAACCGTGTTCCTAAGCAGAGCTTTCTTACCACACACGCGTACACGGACGACGaccatagacttgattcaagtcctaTACTCGAGTAATAGAGATCCCTAAGGATGTCGCGACAATTAACAAACAATCCGTATATAGGCTACACTAACAGTGCGCACTCGCCTTCAAAATGCggtgcatcacaaaacaaaaattttctGGTGATGgtacgggattgggacttgagtcaagtctaggacGACtatggggttcgaatccctattGGTATTTATTAACAATGTCCCCTTAGAAAACATAGGTTAAGTGAACTAGTGCGTGACCCGTGTTTATAATGGGTCTGCACCATTTgcttaatggaagaaaaatactCCTTGCAAACAATCTCAATGGTTCTTTTGTAATTAGCATTTTGTTTGTaccatttaattgtttttttcctatGGGCCAAGTTTTATAGTACACGATTAATGGGACCTGTTGTTATTCTCAGACGACACCTCAAAATAATATAACAGCAAAAACACAAGTTTTGGCGCAGcttcaactgtttttttattcGTAGCAAGATCTGATCAATTACCAGTTTAGCAAACATGTACGATAATACAGTAACGTACAACACCCACTAAACTCTTGACGAAATAATGACTTAATCAATGACAAACGCCGAAGGGCAGCTTGCCCATCAAAATGTACCGGGCCCGGATTACTCGGTAGCTTGTCATTGATACAAATAGGGGCAGCTTGCCCAGCCTCTACGTCTAGGGGCAGCGTGCGCAGCCTATATTGCTAACGAGGAGGTCGAATGTTGAGAGGGAACTCTTGTGCTTTTAATTACCACAAATTCCTAATAGCGATCACAAAAACTGTGCTATTTTAAACAAACGTCAAACCCAATCATTTTTAATACAATTAAGgattcacagattttttttttcacgcaATTTGACAGCCAATTTTGTGAAGCCTTTCCAATTAGtgaaaaattaacaaataatcaaTTTGCACAGTTTTGAGTGCTGGGATAGAAACGCCAATCATCTAACTTGTCATCACTACAGTCTTTTAATTAAAGATCGTACAAATGAAGTAAGTTTCCGATTTAACATCCGCCAAGCATTGATTACAAATACAATCCCTAAATTCTACACCTGTATATCTCCCAACATCAACTTGTAGTATTAAGTACTGAGCATCTGAGTCCTGCTAGTTAAAAGACCTCTGCTTTAGATTGGCAAATGAGTGGGTTTGAATCTAAACCGAATGATAATAGTCCACAAAACCCTGGAAAACACCAAGTAAATAGTGCTGACACAAGCTGTCTGACACACCTTAAGagttaaaacaaatgttccatTACATATTAAGGACATAAATAGTTTCTTATATAGTGTTCTTATTAAAACAATACATTGCCTTGTGAGCTTTATAAagttagtacatgtatgtgtgatCCAgcttaaaggaaaacgttgccttggatcggacgagttggtcttttaaaagcagttgaaaccgtttgttatgaaatacatgaggttagaaagatattttgaaagtagaatataataatccacacaagtatcactcgaaattgcacggttttccttttacgtcgcgcactaaaacggtcggccatttatgggagtcaaaatgttgactcccataaatggccgaccgtgtttcttcgcgacgtataaggaaaaccgtgcaatttcgaggcatgtttgcgtggatcattatattctacttttaaattatctatctaaccattgcaattcataacaaacggttacaaacgcttttcaaagaccaactcgaccgatccaaggcaacgtgttcctttaaaataaccTATTAATTTGGTAAATTGGTACCCAGATACAAGTGGGACTTTTATTAACATTATTCTACTATCGATTTAAAGCATTAATGCAGAAGTTGCAATTTTCGTTAAAGCCCTGCTAATTCATAATTTAAAACGGTTAATTTAGTTAGTCTCTGCATAATGCAAAAATGATTCAAACCTCTCATTAAAGCAACTGAATACCATCATTAATGTCAGACACTATAATCATAATATTCATATATGAGATAATTTCCATTTATGGTAATTAGTCATCAGTGGTCTAGCCACGGACTACTGCATACACCAAGCAGCCTGGCTGATCATCTGCCTTCAAGTCTCCAGCCTTTACATCGTAGAGCCTGCACTGACCAGAAGTCATGACGTAGTCGAAAGACCAATACCCGTTCATTTTACAACTTAGGAAACATTGCATTGGTGACTTCATGTAAAGGACCGATAGAGGGCGTGGTTCCACAATATATTTCCCTTCGAATAGCAATGAGGAAAGTATGTCAGCAACTGGTAAAGCCTTGTCCATGGTCGTCGCGGCTGTGGATAAATAAACACGATAAAGAAAAAGACATTACACGATGATAAAACAACGAATACACAGAGACGTTTATGATCCCCAGGTTAATGTATTGTGTGGTCGCAGAAAGCGAAACACTTTACGCATGGTCGTACAGGCGTGGAATAACTCACAACATGGTGGACAAATTAGTCTTCCATGCTCTTGTACACGATTATTTAAAATTCTAtatgactgttttttttcttctcctatttACTCCATCAGAGGTCATCTTCTTAAAAGTGAAAATTACAAATACCTTCTAAATTAAAATGATGTCTTACTTGTCATTTGAACGCAGCCTTCCATGGGGTACTCTTCAACAATCACTTCGCAAAGTGTTAGGATGTCGTCGTATGGGCGGTTTGAGTGATCTGCGTCGTCCACACTGACGTACCGGGCAATCACGGGAGGGTCACATACAAACTGTAAGTGTGCCCCAGGGATCGATGCTTGGTCTGTTGTCACTGGTAATCCACACGCGGCATTATTTAAAATGTCGCTCTCTATGCCAGCTCGCACGATGGCACCAGACAAACGCTCATCTGTCATTAGAAAGAAGATTGAAACCTTCTTAAACTCAAAAACAAGAGACAAAATAGTACATTTTAGTTTAAAGGATTTAAGACAGTCAATGGATTGCTTGACCTAAAATATTGTTAGTCGTGAATCTTCTTTTGGAGAGTCAGGAAAGTCGCAGGGAGAGGGACGCATATCAAGTGTTCTTTTCAAATTACAATATGGGCTATTTTGGTATAATCAATAATAATTGAGTTATTACTTACTACTTAAGTCATCTTTGTGGAGATTACATTATTGGTTCATTCCACTTTGGGAAAATCGTGTTGGTAGTAATGTTatttttcacttaaaaaaaaacccaattgtGACCAACTATTTGACAAAGAAGTAATAATTAAGCCTGATTGATAATTTGCATTTTTTGAAAAGTCACAGTTTCACTTACTGCAGCAACCTCCTCTATTGACGAGGGTGATATGACCAAGGCAGTGACTCGCTACAAGGTCCACCTTCCACCAGAGATGTGGGTCGtacactaaaacaaaaatacattaatttaGTGCTTTGCAAGTTACATAGAAGTTGCAAGCTGTAGACGATGATTTACGCGAAGCAAAAAAACACATCtacaattattataatgaacaaattcaaaatggccgcttaAGATCTATCTCACACAGATaatcgaaaaaagaaaaagaaaatggcatTTCAATGTGATCGTTGCAAAAGTTAATGAGGGTTAGTTCATAGTAAACATGATCTTTTGTTATAGACTAACGGTGGCCCCGTACCAACGAAAAGAGCCAGCTGCTCAATCAATGGATGGTGTTATCGTCAGCTaatcaccgtgcaggaaaaccatgctgtttaatggttgattttttcGTAACGGGAGTTTTGGACTACCGGTGGAAATTGCtctatcctgactggactagctacgatccggtctcgcttttaacatttccggGAAGAATATGAAATATTCTATCCATATAATAtattaaccctttagtccctgcaccgccctagtttgctgaaatccaatttctcaagattcttgcagtaaattactggaatcgtagttcaaattttaaaagatagccatggcttaatgtgtaagcacaatttttaccctttcggtaatatttgtataaaagtacaagttctcatgggaacaataaatccctctcgttaaacggctacggtaatttttatggcgaatttttttgtgcacggataaaatggacacaatagcttttcaaggcttctgtctggctcaatgctcatactgattaaatgctaaggcgttaattttcgacaatatcatcataaatgatgaacagtttcatgtttactaatgagcgttttatttttcgtaagagctaaattatttcatcatcattagcttcgacaagtcaactgtgaaaggagagttaataacgatctataacaactagatatattaacaaatgcgtagacctactaatgactatcgactattgactatgtttttttttttcttcaaacacaagctagcgaggtttcctcgtaccgcatacagtgtatcgctataggcagctgggcggtacagtggctaaatggctaattggggactgttgccgacattcataacgggaaaaattttcgtgtttttgtgacttggtttctttcttttagaagccattttttacgtacaaatttctctttttaaaatttgagttgcaccgatttctTTCGTacaaaacgacagatatgctcttcatttcaatgtacttgtacatattgctttcaatatttttcagataaggccgaataagactgaatttcagaagccctttggatTAATTATATattcacacagaggtcacgcacgaaaaacgaTGAATAATTTGCAGATAAAGGAAAGGAATTTGGTGACCTGCGGGTTGACtgtttggttttgtacactttttttcCAACTGTGGCCCTTTCCCGAACCGCGGAccattgtcctcttttgttaggtacctggggtcgatttcacaaagagttaggactcgtcttatctcgaataacttgtcataacttaggattaatcttaacaactcatcctaacttaggattaatcttaaggtctgcatgctacggtgcagggttgggactcgtcctaagtcccaagattagtcttaagttaggaagagttttgtgaaatcgacggcaggtttgaatgtgtatacctcaTTTGTGGGTGACGAGAACACTCTAAATAAATCGCTTATTGTACACTTACTGGTGTGGGCGCAACTAAACTCTTCCACTTGTGTTCTTAGATCATTATCTATCGCTAGATCTGCTGAAAGGTTTACTCCACGGTGTGAATAAGTCGAGACCTGAGTGGCTTGCATTCCATGAAGATTCAGAACTGAAAGTATGACAGAGAAATATTCAAAACCCCAGGAAAGACTCGGTTATCAGTAATGTGTTACTTGTTCGACAAACATAATATTGAGCTGAcaacacattttatttcaaaagagaTGGTAAGTTTGAGTTATAAGTTTTGAAGTTTTCCATTGAGTTAACCAATGTAAGATGGAATGATGTACGATTCTTTTACTAAATTTCAGTCATGTCTTACTTTTTAGTGTTCTTATAACTGCACGTTTCTATGTGTCATTTCTTTGCACTTATTTTGAAAGTGaagttgaaaatattttttctgatgaccaaggttttttttttcttttctagttTCTCATTTatttagttaaaggaacacgtttcctAGGATCGGattcgagttggtctataaaaagcgtttgtaaccgtttttaataaaatgcatgatgttttaaaagtagaatacaatgatccacacaagtttgcctcgcaattgcgtgtttttccttttactttgcgaactaacacgtcggccattaatgggagtcaaaaatatgactcccataaatggccgaccgcgttagtcgacgagctaaaaggaaaaccacaaaatttcgagtgatacttgtgtggatcattgtattctactttcaaaatatctttctaatcatatacattttataacaaacggtttcaaacgctttttagaccgatccaaggcaacgcctTCATTTAAACATGACTTAAAATTGCACTTTCTTTTTACGGCTCGAAGAAACGAATGgcagaaacacggtcggccattttgtggagttgAAGTTACGGGTCGCactgtaaaaacatttttttttttacaaataaaaatacaattatgtgaacagtttgaaaatgatttgtgatttcgagacctcaacttctaaatatgaggtctcgaaatcaaattcatggaaaaagccttctttctcgaaaactacataacttcagagggagccgtaacTGGACGATACCATTATACCGCAGGGGTATTACAAATAATGCAAGATGCTGCAGCAGCCATTTTTAATGAGCAGTTGGGCTCTTTGTTGACGTCTTGATTATCGGTTATTCATGACTGCACCCATTCATAAGACCAGTAAGGGTACATAAGGGCTTCATAGGTCCAACCTGAATGAGGTGTCAATATTTTGCTCCAATGAATGTTCAatctattttttgttaattgCTAATTTATTGCAGTATATATCCTCTTCCTAATTGCCATCAAACCTGCACAAGTTACCTGTGAATAAATTAGTTTAAAATAATGTGTCTGGAAAATGCTTATGTTCTCTTTCTCTTTTAATACCAGTTATGTTATCCATGGTCAAAGCCATTTGGAGGAAGGATAGAGCCAGAACAGCTTCAGATGACATGCCAGATGTCATGACTGAAGAAGGCAGTGGT
Above is a window of Asterias rubens chromosome 11, eAstRub1.3, whole genome shotgun sequence DNA encoding:
- the LOC117296968 gene encoding uncharacterized protein LOC117296968; the protein is MNFRVEIEGSGGCRKLPLSHRRMGRNLHNRSRTKTWSHRKQNKSDPIFVPTGLKRMCHGVRCYLWMCGLWTYIGVLAGVNAGFRPVIVQEDVLASNGAQMAALGHRRQHRNDTSIEVVSD
- the LOC117297029 gene encoding fucolectin-7-like; the encoded protein is MAHSERLEKSLPMILFGILVWFCLLSCIWCHELTVLNLHGMQATQVSTYSHRGVNLSADLAIDNDLRTQVEEFSCAHTMYDPHLWWKVDLVASHCLGHITLVNRGGCCNERLSGAIVRAGIESDILNNAACGLPVTTDQASIPGAHLQFVCDPPVIARYVSVDDADHSNRPYDDILTLCEVIVEEYPMEGCVQMTTATTMDKALPVADILSSLLFEGKYIVEPRPLSVLYMKSPMQCFLSCKMNGYWSFDYVMTSGQCRLYDVKAGDLKADDQPGCLVYAVVRG